In the genome of Paracoccus tegillarcae, one region contains:
- the msrB gene encoding peptide-methionine (R)-S-oxide reductase MsrB → MAPKIQKSDAEWRQQLSPEAYHVTREGGTERPFSHEGFPKGPGHYVCVGCGAQLFDGDQKFESHCGWPSFSKAGGAIDEHSDTTHGMRRTEVRCHDCDAHLGHVFPDGPPPTGLRYCINGVALRFEPETDAGA, encoded by the coding sequence ATGGCTCCGAAGATTCAGAAATCCGATGCAGAATGGCGACAGCAACTGTCACCCGAAGCCTATCACGTCACCCGCGAGGGCGGAACCGAGCGGCCGTTTTCCCATGAGGGCTTTCCCAAGGGGCCGGGGCATTATGTCTGCGTTGGCTGTGGCGCGCAGTTGTTTGACGGCGATCAGAAATTCGAAAGCCATTGCGGCTGGCCCAGTTTTTCAAAGGCGGGCGGTGCCATTGATGAACATAGCGACACCACCCACGGCATGAGGCGCACCGAAGTCCGTTGTCATGATTGCGACGCGCATCTGGGTCATGTCTTTCCCGATGGCCCGCCACCGACGGGCCTGCGCTATTGCATCAACGGCGTGGCGCTGCGCTTTGAGCCGGAAACGGATGCGGGCGCCTAG
- a CDS encoding GNAT family N-acetyltransferase produces the protein MRQGHYTIRFSETAPDIRAAQRLRGLCFLPRDHGSDRTDHGEALDSDAHDEICRHVLIEDKQSGTLVCCFRILPLSCGSEIARSYSAQYYNLSSLAGYDGKLIEMGRFCIHPEWHDPDILRVAWAALADYVETEGVELLFGCSSFIGTDPGAYADAFAMLRERHLAPKRWLPRVKAPQVFRFARALRLRRADSRKALAAMPPLLRSYLAMGGWVSDHAVVDQQLNTLHVFTGLEISAIPPARKRLLRGSPG, from the coding sequence ATGCGCCAGGGCCACTATACCATCCGCTTCTCCGAAACTGCCCCGGATATTCGCGCGGCGCAGCGTCTGCGCGGGCTGTGTTTTCTGCCCCGCGACCACGGTTCGGACCGCACCGATCATGGTGAGGCACTCGACAGCGATGCCCATGACGAGATCTGCCGCCATGTGCTGATCGAGGACAAGCAGAGCGGCACCCTGGTCTGCTGCTTTCGGATACTCCCGCTATCGTGCGGGTCCGAGATCGCGCGCAGCTATTCGGCGCAATATTACAACCTGTCCTCACTGGCCGGATATGACGGCAAGCTGATCGAGATGGGCCGCTTTTGCATCCATCCCGAATGGCACGATCCCGACATTCTGCGCGTCGCATGGGCCGCACTGGCCGATTACGTCGAGACCGAAGGCGTGGAACTGCTGTTCGGCTGTTCCAGCTTTATCGGCACCGATCCCGGCGCTTACGCCGACGCCTTCGCCATGTTGCGCGAACGTCATCTGGCGCCGAAACGCTGGCTGCCACGGGTCAAGGCGCCGCAGGTCTTTCGTTTTGCCCGCGCCTTGCGCCTGCGCCGTGCCGATTCGCGCAAGGCCCTGGCCGCGATGCCGCCCTTGCTGCGCAGCTATCTGGCCATGGGCGGTTGGGTCAGCGATCACGCTGTCGTGGATCAGCAACTGAACACGCTGCATGTCTTTACCGGGCTGGAAATCAGTGCCATTCCACCCGCGCGCAAACGGCTGCTGCGCGGCAGTCCGGGATAG
- a CDS encoding error-prone DNA polymerase — MTPSHDHKQQQQQQQTGDYAELCVTTNFTFLTGASHPEELVARAAELGLAAIAITDRNSVAGVVRAYAALKELQREADDALRIRSQHRTDACSRLEIGTPEDIIRPKASHLPQLITGCRLVLRDSAVEWLALPTDLAAYQRLTRLLTLGKRRAEKGQCHLDLPDLLAGGTGMILIALPQAGPDAALHDIQRVQRRFPGFVFLGAAPRYDGSDQAYLNGCARLALRCSTPMVAVGDVLMHRASRRQLADVLTCMRTGCTIDDIGTRALPNAERRLKGHADMARVFRNHPAALRRTLEIAARCSFSLQELSYQYPDEIAEGGETPMDRLRRLAQEGLARRYPQGAGQRALDLMEKELAVVAELGFPAYFLTVHDIVQYARSQGILCQGRGSAANSILCYLLGVTDVSPDVIGMVFERFVSRHRGEPPDIDVDFEHERREEVIQWIYQKYGRHRAGLCATVIHFRSRAAIREVGKVMGLSQDITTGLSGQIWGHSEDGPNLDRIRELGLDPSDRRLAQTLRLIGELIGFPRHLSQHVGGFVITKGRLDELCPIENAAMEDRTVIEWDKDDIDALGILKVDVLGLGMLTCIRKAFDLLDEHEKQRLTIATVPPEDPRTYQMLQVADAVGVFQVESRAQMNFLPRMKPREFYDLVIEVAIVRPGPIQGGMVQPYIRRRQGLEKPEPFGAELEEVTKRTLGVPLFQEQAMQIAVVGAGYTAEEADHLRRALASFRRMGTIGEHRDKFIGGMLARGYSPEVASRCFSQIEGFADYGFPESHAAAFALLVYVSAWLKRHHPAVFACALLNSQPMGFYAPAQIVRDARDHQIETRPICVNASAWDNRLERRVDGSLALRLGFRQIKGFKEEDADWIAAARGNGYQDPESVWLRAGTAPAVLERLAEADAFAGMGLTRRDALWQVRAIRGQAPLPLFNDPIDGEAIQEPQVTLPGMHLGEEVVEDYVATRLTLRAHPMELLRPSMAGLTPHDKLADAPLQRTTVCGLVITRQRPGTASGVIFLTLEDETGVSNVVVWRKVFETHRRAVMGGRLLRVTGRLQREGIVVHLIAEQIEDVSSELGSLGHPLEAAVGQTTPQTDSAPRSPTPPRATHPREQAKRLFPSRDFH, encoded by the coding sequence ATGACCCCGTCACATGACCACAAACAGCAGCAACAGCAACAGCAGACGGGCGATTATGCCGAACTCTGCGTTACCACGAATTTCACCTTTCTGACCGGTGCCTCGCATCCCGAGGAACTTGTCGCCCGCGCCGCCGAACTGGGTCTTGCCGCCATCGCCATCACCGACCGCAATTCAGTGGCCGGGGTGGTGCGGGCCTATGCCGCGCTGAAGGAATTGCAGCGCGAGGCGGATGATGCCCTGCGCATTCGATCACAGCATCGGACCGACGCATGCTCGCGGCTAGAGATCGGCACGCCCGAGGACATCATCCGCCCCAAGGCATCGCATCTGCCACAGCTGATCACCGGCTGCCGGCTTGTCCTGCGCGACAGCGCGGTGGAATGGCTGGCCCTGCCCACCGATCTGGCGGCCTATCAGCGGCTGACCCGCCTGCTGACCCTGGGCAAGCGTCGGGCCGAAAAGGGACAATGCCACCTGGACCTGCCCGATCTGCTGGCGGGCGGCACCGGCATGATCCTGATTGCCCTGCCACAAGCCGGGCCGGACGCCGCCCTGCACGATATTCAGCGGGTGCAACGGCGCTTTCCGGGTTTTGTTTTTCTGGGCGCCGCGCCACGCTATGACGGTTCGGATCAGGCCTATCTGAACGGCTGCGCAAGACTGGCCCTGCGCTGCTCGACACCGATGGTTGCGGTGGGCGACGTGCTGATGCACCGGGCCAGTCGCCGTCAATTGGCCGATGTGCTGACATGTATGCGCACAGGCTGCACCATCGACGATATCGGCACCCGCGCACTGCCGAATGCCGAACGCCGGCTCAAGGGTCATGCGGATATGGCGCGGGTGTTTCGCAATCACCCCGCAGCGCTGCGCCGGACCCTGGAAATCGCCGCGCGCTGCAGCTTCAGCCTGCAAGAGCTGAGCTATCAATACCCCGACGAGATCGCCGAGGGGGGTGAAACGCCGATGGACCGGTTGCGGCGGCTGGCCCAGGAAGGGTTGGCCCGCCGCTATCCGCAAGGCGCGGGTCAGCGGGCGCTGGACCTGATGGAAAAGGAATTGGCGGTGGTCGCCGAACTGGGCTTTCCGGCCTATTTCCTGACCGTGCATGACATCGTCCAATATGCCCGCAGTCAGGGCATTCTGTGTCAGGGGCGCGGCTCGGCCGCCAATTCGATCCTGTGCTATCTGCTGGGCGTCACCGATGTCTCGCCCGACGTGATCGGCATGGTGTTCGAACGTTTCGTATCGCGCCATCGCGGCGAGCCGCCTGATATCGACGTCGATTTCGAACATGAACGCCGCGAAGAGGTGATTCAGTGGATTTATCAGAAATACGGCCGTCATCGCGCGGGCCTTTGCGCCACGGTGATCCATTTCCGGTCCCGCGCCGCGATCCGCGAGGTCGGCAAGGTGATGGGCCTCAGCCAGGATATCACGACGGGGCTGTCAGGACAGATCTGGGGTCATTCCGAGGATGGTCCCAATCTGGACCGCATCCGCGAGTTGGGCCTTGACCCCAGTGATCGCCGTCTTGCCCAGACGCTGCGTCTGATCGGCGAATTGATCGGGTTTCCGCGCCACCTGTCGCAGCATGTCGGCGGTTTTGTCATCACCAAGGGGCGGCTGGACGAGCTGTGTCCCATCGAGAACGCCGCGATGGAGGACCGCACCGTCATCGAGTGGGACAAGGACGATATCGACGCGCTTGGCATCCTCAAGGTCGATGTGCTGGGGCTGGGGATGCTGACCTGTATCCGCAAGGCCTTTGATCTGCTGGATGAACACGAAAAACAGCGCCTGACCATTGCCACCGTGCCGCCCGAAGACCCGCGAACCTATCAGATGTTGCAGGTGGCCGATGCGGTGGGGGTGTTTCAGGTCGAAAGCCGGGCGCAGATGAATTTCCTGCCGCGCATGAAGCCGCGCGAATTCTATGATCTGGTGATCGAGGTCGCCATCGTGCGCCCCGGCCCGATCCAGGGTGGCATGGTCCAGCCCTATATCCGCCGCCGTCAGGGGCTGGAAAAACCCGAACCTTTCGGCGCCGAACTGGAAGAGGTCACAAAGCGCACCCTTGGCGTGCCGCTGTTTCAGGAACAGGCGATGCAGATCGCGGTGGTCGGCGCCGGATATACCGCAGAAGAGGCCGATCATCTGCGCCGGGCGCTGGCCTCTTTCCGGCGCATGGGCACCATTGGCGAACATCGCGACAAATTCATCGGCGGGATGCTGGCGCGCGGCTATTCCCCCGAGGTCGCGAGCCGCTGTTTTTCGCAGATCGAAGGCTTTGCCGATTACGGTTTCCCCGAAAGCCATGCGGCGGCATTCGCGCTGCTGGTCTATGTCTCGGCCTGGCTGAAACGCCATCATCCGGCGGTCTTTGCCTGCGCATTGCTCAACAGCCAGCCGATGGGTTTCTATGCCCCGGCCCAGATCGTCCGCGATGCACGCGATCACCAGATCGAAACCCGACCGATCTGCGTCAATGCAAGCGCGTGGGACAACCGTCTGGAACGCCGGGTCGATGGATCACTGGCCCTGCGATTGGGCTTTCGACAGATAAAGGGGTTCAAGGAAGAGGATGCCGATTGGATCGCTGCGGCGCGCGGCAATGGCTATCAGGACCCGGAATCGGTCTGGCTGCGCGCCGGCACGGCCCCCGCCGTGCTGGAACGGCTGGCCGAGGCGGATGCCTTTGCCGGCATGGGGCTGACCCGGCGCGATGCGCTGTGGCAGGTGCGCGCCATTCGCGGACAGGCACCGCTGCCGCTGTTCAACGACCCGATCGACGGCGAGGCGATCCAGGAACCGCAGGTGACGCTGCCCGGCATGCATCTGGGCGAAGAGGTGGTCGAGGACTACGTCGCCACCCGCCTGACGCTGCGCGCACATCCGATGGAGCTGTTGCGCCCCTCGATGGCCGGCCTGACCCCGCATGACAAGCTGGCCGACGCGCCCTTGCAGCGCACCACCGTTTGCGGGCTTGTCATCACCCGTCAGCGGCCCGGCACCGCCTCGGGGGTGATCTTTCTGACGCTTGAGGATGAGACAGGGGTCAGCAATGTGGTCGTCTGGCGCAAGGTCTTTGAAACCCACCGCCGAGCGGTCATGGGCGGGCGCCTGCTGCGCGTCACCGGCCGGCTGCAGCGCGAAGGGATCGTGGTCCATCTGATCGCAGAGCAAATCGAGGATGTCTCATCCGAATTGGGCAGTCTGGGCCATCCGCTGGAGGCCGCGGTCGGCCAGACGACGCCGCAGACCGACAGCGCCCCGCGCAGCCCGACCCCACCGCGCGCCACGCATCCGCGCGAACAGGCCAAACGGTTGTTTCCCAGCCGGGATTTCCACTGA
- a CDS encoding sensor histidine kinase encodes MRIGAQLGLWQRLMLLIGGTVTLMWLALALTSVTFARFQTQFSSLAASQVPRIALTGELAGYSAQLAGLSTRIIGGEGENQPRPDELTAIASRLNTALNDPALELPPEMRNAIAIDTLRRELAALPPLYERRAELADSIARDIDLLRWLNVDIQDEVDPLLNDYDFNIRARMLELRDQDDRNARSALTTRLAQDRQLRDRVFQLGSDAGSAVTLLLQIAVSGDERQIDQLSELAHDLLARLGEQVANLPQRTEFLTLRQSVERLRILVETDDGLIARRKAGVALQAHIYGNIQSVQDGVARLQDYLAGLAITEKQTVLGSIEGTADAARRTMTWMVALTLLLGGAGLAIVFGVMRSRIIAPLRALTGRMLVIADRAEAALPDADSGDEIGRIRGAVNAFGRAITARDQAIDKLRQTQAELVQAGKMAALGNLSAGISHELNQPLAALRYRIVLLESAQEAGNEPEISRQMNRIADLTDRMQAIISHLRRFARRADNRREPLQLGNQIEAAFTLLQGRIDESAGTITVSEDATKARVMGDPLLTEQIIINLLTNALDAIVERQSDGRIVLDASEGEDWVDLTVRDNGIGLGALSPEEAVNPFVTSKEAGRGMGLGLSISYNIAKDMGGDLTLAAAPDRGVVARLRLPAVTHE; translated from the coding sequence GTGAGGATCGGCGCGCAACTGGGATTGTGGCAGCGGCTGATGCTGCTCATCGGCGGCACCGTGACGCTGATGTGGCTGGCACTGGCGCTGACCAGCGTGACATTCGCGCGGTTTCAGACCCAGTTTTCCAGTCTGGCCGCCTCGCAGGTGCCGCGCATCGCGCTGACCGGGGAACTGGCCGGTTATTCGGCACAACTGGCAGGCCTTTCGACCCGCATCATCGGGGGCGAGGGCGAAAATCAGCCCCGGCCGGACGAACTGACCGCCATAGCTTCGCGGCTGAACACCGCACTGAACGATCCGGCGCTGGAACTGCCCCCCGAGATGCGCAACGCCATCGCCATCGACACCCTGCGGCGCGAGTTGGCGGCACTGCCGCCACTTTATGAGCGCCGCGCGGAACTGGCCGACAGCATTGCCCGCGATATCGACCTGCTGCGCTGGCTGAATGTCGACATTCAGGACGAGGTCGATCCGCTGCTGAACGACTATGACTTCAACATCCGCGCCCGGATGCTGGAATTGAGGGATCAGGATGATCGCAACGCCCGCAGCGCGCTGACAACGCGACTGGCGCAGGACCGGCAACTGCGCGACCGGGTGTTTCAACTGGGCAGCGACGCCGGCTCGGCGGTCACGCTGCTGTTGCAGATCGCCGTCTCGGGCGATGAACGACAGATCGATCAACTGTCCGAACTGGCCCATGACCTGCTGGCCCGCTTGGGCGAACAGGTCGCAAACCTGCCGCAGCGGACCGAGTTTCTGACCCTGCGCCAATCGGTCGAACGCTTGCGCATCCTGGTCGAAACCGATGACGGGCTGATCGCGCGGCGCAAGGCCGGGGTGGCGCTGCAGGCGCACATCTATGGCAATATCCAGTCGGTCCAGGACGGCGTGGCGCGGTTGCAGGACTATCTGGCCGGCCTGGCCATCACGGAAAAGCAAACCGTCCTTGGCTCGATCGAGGGCACGGCGGACGCGGCGCGGCGCACGATGACCTGGATGGTCGCGCTGACCCTGCTGTTGGGCGGCGCGGGTCTGGCCATCGTCTTTGGCGTCATGCGCAGCCGCATCATCGCGCCGCTGCGTGCGCTGACCGGGCGCATGCTGGTCATCGCCGATCGGGCCGAGGCCGCATTGCCCGACGCGGACAGCGGCGATGAGATCGGGCGCATCCGCGGCGCCGTCAACGCCTTTGGCCGCGCCATCACCGCGCGTGATCAGGCCATCGACAAGTTGCGGCAAACGCAGGCCGAACTGGTGCAGGCCGGCAAGATGGCGGCACTGGGCAACCTGTCGGCCGGGATCAGTCATGAACTGAACCAGCCTCTTGCCGCCCTGCGCTATCGGATCGTGCTGCTTGAAAGCGCGCAAGAGGCCGGAAACGAGCCAGAGATCAGCCGCCAGATGAACCGCATCGCCGATCTGACCGACCGGATGCAGGCGATCATCTCGCATCTGCGCCGCTTTGCCCGGCGGGCCGACAACCGGCGCGAGCCGCTGCAACTGGGTAACCAGATCGAGGCTGCCTTCACGTTGCTGCAAGGTCGCATCGACGAAAGCGCCGGCACGATCACCGTCAGCGAAGACGCGACAAAGGCCCGCGTGATGGGCGATCCGCTGCTGACCGAACAGATCATCATCAACCTTCTGACCAACGCGCTGGATGCCATCGTCGAGAGACAATCCGACGGTCGGATCGTGCTGGATGCCAGCGAGGGCGAGGATTGGGTCGATCTGACCGTACGCGACAACGGCATCGGTCTGGGCGCGCTGTCGCCCGAAGAGGCCGTGAACCCCTTTGTGACCTCGAAAGAGGCGGGTCGCGGCATGGGGCTGGGCCTGTCGATTTCCTATAATATTGCAAAGGATATGGGTGGCGATCTGACGCTGGCCGCAGCGCCCGACCGGGGCGTTGTGGCGCGTCTGCGCCTGCCCGCAGTTACACATGAATAA
- a CDS encoding Y-family DNA polymerase produces MFDGANRRVVSLWFPRLASDRALRRHPVSGPFVLTLKEDNTNHIHCLNAAAEKQGLYRGMALSDARAFCPDLQSRMADLMTDRRFLIGLRRWATRYCPWVGLEGDDGLVMDITGSAHLSGGEAEMLGDLRQQFSHAGLTAQIGLGDTRGAAWALAHHGEGVAQPGQAMAALAPLPVAALRLDDETVTALQRLGLRSIGQLADTARAPLARRFGSGLLMRLDQAAGLQPEQISPLRDPPHYGVRISLPEPIGLEADVMAATTRLLERLCDKLAAQETGVRVLNLTLRRVDQQGQHVELRLARPMRDPARILPLFSRGIAEVDAGYGIDQLRLEATQVEALPTQQTSHSDDTSPGQLDDLITRIGTRIGLENIRRFLPADSHIPERSFLIAPAAYSSPESFPSDPRARPLIMFPPESIRATGPQPPQQFRWRRMPLTTLRATGPERIAPEWWLDDQNWRSGMRDYWRVETRQGRRLWLFYTPQEPGWFVQGEFP; encoded by the coding sequence ATGTTCGATGGAGCCAATCGGCGCGTCGTCTCACTATGGTTTCCCCGGCTCGCGAGTGACCGGGCCCTGCGGCGGCACCCCGTCAGCGGACCTTTCGTGCTGACGCTGAAAGAGGACAATACCAACCACATCCATTGCCTGAACGCCGCAGCAGAAAAGCAGGGGCTGTATCGCGGCATGGCCCTGTCCGATGCCCGCGCCTTTTGCCCGGACCTGCAAAGCCGCATGGCGGATCTGATGACCGACCGGCGGTTCCTGATCGGGTTGCGGCGATGGGCGACACGCTATTGTCCCTGGGTCGGGCTGGAGGGGGATGACGGGCTGGTCATGGACATCACCGGCTCGGCGCATCTGTCAGGGGGCGAGGCGGAAATGCTGGGCGATCTGCGCCAACAGTTCTCGCATGCCGGGCTGACCGCACAGATCGGGCTGGGCGATACACGCGGCGCGGCCTGGGCGCTGGCGCATCACGGCGAAGGTGTCGCGCAACCCGGTCAGGCGATGGCGGCACTTGCCCCCCTGCCCGTGGCGGCGCTGCGGCTGGACGACGAAACCGTCACCGCCTTGCAGCGACTGGGGCTGCGCAGCATCGGACAACTGGCCGATACGGCCCGCGCCCCGCTTGCGCGCCGGTTCGGGTCGGGCTTGCTGATGCGGCTGGATCAGGCGGCGGGTTTGCAGCCCGAGCAGATCTCGCCGCTGCGCGATCCGCCGCATTACGGGGTCCGGATCAGCCTGCCCGAGCCGATCGGACTGGAGGCCGATGTGATGGCCGCCACCACACGTCTGCTGGAACGGCTTTGCGACAAGCTGGCGGCACAGGAAACCGGCGTGCGCGTGCTGAACCTGACCCTGCGGCGCGTCGACCAGCAGGGGCAGCATGTGGAATTGCGGCTGGCCCGTCCGATGCGCGATCCGGCACGCATCCTGCCACTTTTCTCGCGGGGCATCGCCGAGGTGGATGCCGGCTACGGGATCGACCAGTTGCGCCTTGAGGCGACACAGGTCGAGGCCTTGCCGACCCAACAGACCAGCCACAGCGATGACACCTCGCCGGGCCAGCTGGACGATCTGATCACCCGCATCGGCACCCGCATCGGGCTGGAGAATATCCGCCGGTTTCTGCCCGCCGACAGCCATATCCCCGAGCGCAGCTTTCTCATCGCGCCGGCGGCCTATTCCAGCCCCGAAAGCTTTCCATCGGACCCGCGCGCGCGGCCGCTGATCATGTTCCCGCCCGAATCCATCCGCGCAACCGGCCCGCAACCCCCACAGCAGTTTCGCTGGCGCCGGATGCCGCTGACCACCCTGCGCGCGACCGGACCGGAACGGATCGCGCCGGAATGGTGGCTTGATGATCAGAACTGGCGCAGCGGAATGCGCGATTACTGGCGGGTCGAGACCCGGCAGGGCCGTCGATTGTGGCTGTTTTACACCCCGCAAGAGCCCGGCTGGTTCGTGCAGGGGGAATTTCCATGA
- a CDS encoding ABC transporter substrate-binding protein: MIRKIMAHARQTLAAACIGMITAATLTGGPALAEPLRILTSMPPPLTDAFIASFRQRYPTAEVLVLNKNTNSGVDEIVRGNPRGFDIFWASSPEAFVLVGEHQGFAATGCPALPPEGHATFALSSIGWTRRKDSTLFMPGDWDDLLMPAYRGRIGMALPSRSGTSHMTVERLLQVRGWQRGWAYFMSLSENLSTLTSRSFGVLDGVKSDRFDIGLTIDFLAVTEPDLAFRYGRPVMIFPAQIGLLAAGGAPDLACDFIRFVLSDDGQRLLLTPSVGRIPVSAALRAQAGDAVPELMRHAIKLSWQPYNADLAKQRYWSVNAIFDLFISDHLPRRRELWARLRALEATPEAPDMAAETARIERLLTTLPVSEAEAIGHDLNELPGRITDFTVLTDQQKALHDRWTKASHDLLDQADAALSRLEATP, translated from the coding sequence ATGATCCGCAAGATCATGGCGCATGCGCGACAAACGCTGGCTGCTGCCTGCATCGGCATGATCACGGCGGCCACGCTGACGGGCGGCCCGGCGCTGGCCGAGCCGCTGCGCATCCTGACCTCGATGCCACCGCCGCTGACCGATGCCTTCATTGCCAGCTTTCGCCAGCGCTATCCCACCGCCGAGGTGCTGGTTCTGAACAAGAACACCAATTCCGGCGTCGATGAGATCGTGCGCGGCAACCCGCGCGGCTTTGACATCTTCTGGGCCTCATCGCCCGAAGCCTTCGTGCTGGTCGGCGAGCATCAGGGCTTTGCCGCAACCGGCTGTCCGGCCCTGCCCCCCGAGGGTCACGCGACCTTTGCGCTGTCGTCCATCGGGTGGACACGGCGCAAGGATTCCACGCTCTTCATGCCCGGCGATTGGGACGACCTGCTGATGCCGGCCTATCGCGGACGGATCGGGATGGCCCTGCCCTCGCGTTCGGGCACCTCTCATATGACGGTCGAACGTCTGTTGCAGGTGCGTGGCTGGCAGAGGGGCTGGGCCTATTTCATGAGCCTCAGCGAGAACCTGTCGACGCTGACATCACGCAGTTTCGGGGTTCTCGACGGAGTCAAATCCGACCGCTTTGACATCGGGCTGACCATTGATTTCCTGGCAGTGACCGAGCCTGACCTGGCTTTTCGATATGGCCGCCCGGTGATGATCTTTCCCGCGCAGATCGGTCTTCTGGCCGCGGGCGGGGCACCTGATCTGGCCTGCGATTTCATCCGCTTTGTGCTGTCGGATGACGGCCAGCGCCTGCTGCTGACGCCCTCGGTCGGGCGCATCCCGGTCTCTGCCGCCCTGCGCGCGCAGGCAGGCGATGCAGTCCCCGAGTTGATGCGTCACGCGATCAAACTGTCATGGCAGCCCTATAACGCCGATCTGGCAAAGCAGCGCTATTGGTCAGTGAATGCGATCTTTGATCTCTTTATCTCGGACCATCTGCCGCGGCGACGCGAATTATGGGCACGGCTGCGGGCTTTGGAGGCCACCCCAGAGGCACCCGATATGGCGGCGGAAACGGCCCGGATCGAACGTCTGCTGACCACGCTGCCGGTATCCGAGGCCGAGGCAATCGGCCATGACCTGAACGAATTGCCGGGCCGGATCACCGATTTCACCGTTCTGACCGATCAGCAAAAGGCGCTGCATGACCGTTGGACCAAGGCCTCCCACGATCTGCTGGATCAGGCCGACGCGGCGCTGAGCAGGCTTGAGGCCACGCCGTGA
- a CDS encoding ImuA family protein, translated as MLPQITAFPLRSARVHEACGPLAAGLAAAAAAEAGGVLWVRESWRPEAISPIGLAAYLDPSRLLLAEAKDQTETLTVAELGLRDGALPLVVMELSAPLSLTAGRRLQLAAQAGKCTGLCLIQDGMGSNAAETRWRCSPLPDPEQPAEDSTLQRWQLIKNKSGTLGVWHVRWSQSARRLTMVSPARE; from the coding sequence ATGTTGCCGCAGATCACCGCCTTTCCCTTGCGCTCCGCCCGTGTCCACGAGGCATGCGGCCCGCTGGCGGCTGGTCTGGCCGCAGCCGCCGCAGCCGAGGCCGGCGGGGTGCTGTGGGTGCGCGAAAGCTGGCGCCCCGAGGCGATCAGCCCGATCGGGCTGGCCGCCTATCTCGACCCCTCGCGGCTTTTGCTGGCAGAGGCCAAGGACCAGACAGAAACCCTGACAGTCGCGGAACTGGGCCTGCGCGACGGCGCGCTGCCGTTGGTGGTGATGGAACTGTCCGCGCCGCTCAGCCTGACCGCCGGGCGCAGGCTGCAACTGGCGGCGCAGGCAGGAAAATGCACTGGACTGTGTCTCATTCAGGACGGCATGGGCAGCAATGCAGCGGAAACGCGATGGCGGTGCAGCCCGCTGCCAGATCCGGAACAGCCCGCCGAGGACTCGACTCTGCAGCGGTGGCAGCTTATCAAGAACAAATCAGGAACACTGGGTGTCTGGCATGTTCGATGGAGCCAATCGGCGCGTCGTCTCACTATGGTTTCCCCGGCTCGCGAGTGA